CAGGAACTGAAACAGCGGGCAGCCATGATTGCCCAGCGTAATGTACCAGTACTGATTTATGGAGAAACCGGCACGGGCAAGGAACTGTTCGCAAAGGCGATTCGTAACAGTAGCCCTAGAGCTAACAAACCATTTTTAACCCTTAACTGTGGTGCAATTGCCAAAGACCTGATTGATTCCACGTTATTTGGCCATGCGAAAGGAGCCTTTACGGGTGCAACGGCTGCGCATAAAGGCTATTTTGCTCAAGCAGATGGCGGTACTCTGTTCCTGGATGAGTTTGGTGAATTACCGTTAGACTCCCAAGTGCGCCTACTTAGGGTTTTGCAGGATGGCACTTTTACCCCAGTTGGTTCAACTTCTGAGCAGCAAGTGAATGTGAGAATTATTGCTGCAACGAATAAAGACCTGATCCATGAGGTGGCGAATGGGCATTTTCGGGAAGATTTGTTTTATCGGGTAGCGATTGGTGTACTCAACTTGCCGCCTTTAAGAGCTCGCCCCGAAGACTTGGGTTTGCTTGCTAATAACCTGCTTGAACAGATCAATAACGACGCGGCCTGCCAAATTGGTTACAAACATAAAAAACTTTCTGCCAAGGCAAAAAAAGTTATCCAAACCTATTCTTGGCCAGGTAATGTGAGGGAGCTGTATGCCACTTTGTTAAGAGCCAGTCTATGGCAGCCAGGTGAGCGATTAACTGATCTTGATATCAAACATGCCTTGCAGCAACTGCCAGCAGCGAAAGATCCTATATTGGGTCGAGAAATAACAGAAGGTATTGATATTAATGGCGTTATTGAAGAAGTATGTACCCATTATATTGAGCGGGCAATGGCGCATTGCCATGCTAATAAGAGTAAAGCGGCAGCGTTGCTAGGGTTAAAAAACTATCAAACCCTTAACAACTGGATGGAAAAATACGGTATAAAATAAAAAGTGGCATGATTTTAGCTTAAGACTTGTTATGGATATAAAAAACATTATCAAATCAGTTAACTTTGAGTTTCTTCGGCCCGAAAATGACGCGCTTGCTAATTTAGGCTCGCTGGCTGAAGCCGTATTATTTATTGACCCTGGCAGTGCGCTGACACGGTTACGTGGCTTTGCTGAAGAAGTCACCAAGGCTATTTATAAGGAGGAATTATTACCGAGGATGCCGCAATCCAATCTATATGAACTTATAAAAAACCCAGTATTTGAAGGCTGTGTCAGCAAGCCTCTGATCCATCAAATTAATTTTTTACGCATTCAAGGTAACGATACTGCCCATGGTGCCAAAGGAGATATTCGCAGTGCCCACATGGCCTTGGGTACAGCCCATCAGCTTGCCATGTATATGGGGATTAAATACTACAGTAAGAAAAAAGACAGTATTCCACCTTTTCAAGATATTATTGATCCAACAGCTGAACTGAAAAAGCTAAAAAAATCTGTCAGTGGTTACAAAAAAGAGCTGGATAAAAAGCAGGAAGAGGTTCAGCAAATATTAGAGCAGCTAGAAAGAGAGCGCACCAAAAACCTTGAGTATTTGGAGCCCCCAGTGAAGCCCGATGCTCAAAAGCGGCTGAATGCCAGCCAGCAAGTGGCTGACTCATTGCAATGGAACGAAGCCAAAACCCGTGCGTTATTAATTGATGCTATGTTGTTGCAAGCAGGCTGGGATATAAACAACAAAGATCAGGTTGGTCAGGAGGTAGCGGTTGATTTCCCTGATAATATTTCAGGAAAAGGTGCAGCAGACTATGTACTTTGGGGGGATAATGGCCAGCCGTTAGCGGTAGTTGAAGCCAAAAGGTCGGGCAATACCAGCCTTCAGGCGGGTCGTGAGCAGGCCAGGTTATATGCCGATGCCCTGGAATATATGGGCTATCAACGGCCCGTTATTTTTTATAGCAATGGTTATGAAAGCTTTATCTGGGATGACCATCAATACAATACCTATCGGCCAGTATACGGCTTCTATAGTAAAGACAGTCTGGAATACCTGATTTATCAACGTCATTATCGAACAGCAGAATTAGAAAAGCATAACCCTAATCTGGATATTGCTGACCGACCTTACCAAATAGAAGCTATTAAAACCGTGGCGGCGCATTTTCAGAATCAACGGCGAAAGGCGCTGATTATTCAGGCCACAGGCACAGGAAAAACCCGTGTGGCCATTGCTTTGGCAGAATTATTGTTGCGCACTGGCTGGTCTAAACGGGTACTGTTTTTATGTGACCGCAAAGAGCTGCGTAGCCAGACCGATGACGCCTTTAAGCAAAATCTACCCAGTGAGCCCCGCTGTGTGATTGGTGAAACTAATCAAATAGACCAAACCGCACGCATTTACATTGCCACTTACCCTGGCATGATGAATCGTTTTACCCAGCTGGATGTTGGCTTTTTTGATTTAATTATTGCGGATGAGTCCCACCGTAGTATCTACAACAAATACCGTGATTTATTTGATTATTTTGATGCTTTGCAAGTGGGGTTAACAGCTACGCCGGTTAAATTTATCAGCCGCAACACTTTTGATATATTCGACTGTGAAAATACTGACCCTACCTACGAGTTTGGGCTGGATGCAGCGATTAATAACGAGCCACCTTATCTGGTGCCATATCGTGCTAAGGACCTGACCACTGAGTTTTTGCGGGAAGGGATTCACTACAATGATCTTACCGAAGAGCAAAAACGCCAACTGGAAGAAGACCTGGGGCTGGAAGAGGCACAAAACACGACAATTGCCGGTAAGGATATCGGCAGAAAGATTTTCAGTGAAGATACTGACCGGATTATTCTAGAGAATCTAATCAATAATGGTATTAAAGACGAAACCGGTTCACTGGTAGGCAAAACGATTATCTTTGCCCAGCGACAGGACCATGCGGAACATCTTGAAAAACTGTTTTGTAAGCTTTACCCCCAATACGGTAGTAAGGTATGTAAAGTTATTCATAACCGTATTCCTAAAGTGGACAGCCTGATTAAAGAGTTTAAAAAGGCTGACAACCCGTTTCGTATCGCTATTTCGGTAGACATGCTAGATACCGGGATAGACGTGCCAGAGGTAGTTAATCTGGTGTTTGCCAAGCCAGTTAAATCCTGGGTTAAATTCTGGCAGATGATTGGTCGGGGTACTCGCCTTTGCTCTAACTTGTTTGGTCCAGGTAAAGATAAAACCGAATTTTTTATCTTTGACCACTACGGTAATTTTGGTTACTTCGAAGAAGAATACCGAGAGCCAGAAGACACCGGTGGTAAATCACTGTTGCAAACCACTTTCGAAGCTCGGTTGGAACTGGCGCAAGCTGCATTAAAACAGAACCATGCAGCAGCTTTTGATACGGCAATTGAATTGTTACGGGCTGATATAAATGATCTGCCGGATACCAGTATTGCAGTTAAACGGGAGTTGCGGTTGGTTCATCAGCTACAACAGACGGATCTGCTCCAGCGGTTTGATGCAACCACCCAACATAAGCTTGCGAATAATATTGCACCATTGATGAGTGCTCGGGTGTTGAGGGATAAGCATGCCACAACATTTGATAAGTTGGTGGCCAATATTAAATGCTGTCTGGTTGAGCAGGCCAGTTGCTTTGAAGATGGGCGTGATCAGCTATTAGCTGAGCTTGATACTTTAGCCGTTAACATTCAAGCTGTACGTCAAAAGGATGCAGTCATTGCTAAGGTGCGCAGTGCTGAGTTTTGGCAAAACCCTAGCATTGATGCATTGGAAAAAGCCCGTAAAGAATTGCGTGGCATTATGAAATATCGTCAGTCAGTAGGGGGTGGTGTATTTGCTATGCCTTCAACCCGCACGGGTGATTCAGGGGTAAGGGAGGAAGAACGGGAGTTTAAAATTGTAGGAGCTAATGAGGCTATGCTCTACCGGCGCCGGTTAAAATCTATACTGGATGAGATGGTGGCAGCTAACCCTATTTTGCAGAAAATTCATCGAGATGAGCCCATTGTTGAAACAGAGCTAAAAACACTGACTTCAACCATTCTTACCAGTCATCCTGGTGTTAACCTGGAAGTACTCAATGAGTTTTATGGCCGTACCGCAGAACAGTTGCATATTACTATACGCGAATTAATTGGGCTGGACCTGCAAGCCGTTGAAAAACACTTTGAAGGCTTTCTACATGTGCACCCCGACCTCACAGCCAAGCAAGTACAGTTTATGAATCTGCTGAAAAACTACCTAGCGGAGCATGGCTCTATTGTATTGGGTAAGCTTTTTGAACCCCCATTCACCCATATCTGCCATGAAGGTATTGATGGCGTATTTTCACTTGAAGATGCCGAGCGAGTGATAGGGGTTCTAAAACCGTTTTTACGGGCTGAAACAGAATCACAAGTGCCCAAATAAACGAATGAACAAAAGAAAGCTTTAGCTTAATATTAGCGACCATTATTTATTGTGCAATTTGCTATACCCAATGAGTGCCCCTGAAGTACTTCAAGCCAAGTCCCTTCTCCCTTTGTGGGGGAGAAGGTTAGGATGAGGGGGCAAAACCCTCTTTGCGACAGCCTCCAAAGCGTTGGGTATATATACAACCCAAGAAGTAGAGACCATTAAATGCTAACAGGTCAATTAAGAAACGACATTGACAAACTTTGGGAAAAATTCTGGACAGGGGGAATTACCAACCCCTTAACCGTAATCGAGCAAATCAGCTATCTGATGTTTGCGCGAATGCTGGATATGCAAGAAGAAGTAGCTGAGCGAAAAGCAGCCAGAACCAAAAAGCCATTTGACCGAGTTTTTCCTGATACGACAGAAGGGCAACAACTGCGCTGGAAAAACTTTAAAAATATGAGCGGCAGTGAGTTACATGGACATATTAAAAACAACGTTTTTCCTTTTTTTGCCAGCCTGGGTCA
This genomic interval from Spartinivicinus ruber contains the following:
- a CDS encoding sigma-54 interaction domain-containing protein, which encodes MTKVLVSWLGRADFEGISKGESPGPLLRILEEAHFEVLYLLQDGSFDPLDSFLSKLGVVFSGDVVVKPVQLTSPIHFGDIYTAFDGVMAEAAKRHPGANITIQLTSGTPAMSAVSILVGKAKYSARFLQASREQGVKEEVIPFDIAADFLPALVERNDQQLKNLMEGVAPTTAAFDHIITQNPIIQELKQRAAMIAQRNVPVLIYGETGTGKELFAKAIRNSSPRANKPFLTLNCGAIAKDLIDSTLFGHAKGAFTGATAAHKGYFAQADGGTLFLDEFGELPLDSQVRLLRVLQDGTFTPVGSTSEQQVNVRIIAATNKDLIHEVANGHFREDLFYRVAIGVLNLPPLRARPEDLGLLANNLLEQINNDAACQIGYKHKKLSAKAKKVIQTYSWPGNVRELYATLLRASLWQPGERLTDLDIKHALQQLPAAKDPILGREITEGIDINGVIEEVCTHYIERAMAHCHANKSKAAALLGLKNYQTLNNWMEKYGIK
- a CDS encoding DEAD/DEAH box helicase family protein — translated: MDIKNIIKSVNFEFLRPENDALANLGSLAEAVLFIDPGSALTRLRGFAEEVTKAIYKEELLPRMPQSNLYELIKNPVFEGCVSKPLIHQINFLRIQGNDTAHGAKGDIRSAHMALGTAHQLAMYMGIKYYSKKKDSIPPFQDIIDPTAELKKLKKSVSGYKKELDKKQEEVQQILEQLERERTKNLEYLEPPVKPDAQKRLNASQQVADSLQWNEAKTRALLIDAMLLQAGWDINNKDQVGQEVAVDFPDNISGKGAADYVLWGDNGQPLAVVEAKRSGNTSLQAGREQARLYADALEYMGYQRPVIFYSNGYESFIWDDHQYNTYRPVYGFYSKDSLEYLIYQRHYRTAELEKHNPNLDIADRPYQIEAIKTVAAHFQNQRRKALIIQATGTGKTRVAIALAELLLRTGWSKRVLFLCDRKELRSQTDDAFKQNLPSEPRCVIGETNQIDQTARIYIATYPGMMNRFTQLDVGFFDLIIADESHRSIYNKYRDLFDYFDALQVGLTATPVKFISRNTFDIFDCENTDPTYEFGLDAAINNEPPYLVPYRAKDLTTEFLREGIHYNDLTEEQKRQLEEDLGLEEAQNTTIAGKDIGRKIFSEDTDRIILENLINNGIKDETGSLVGKTIIFAQRQDHAEHLEKLFCKLYPQYGSKVCKVIHNRIPKVDSLIKEFKKADNPFRIAISVDMLDTGIDVPEVVNLVFAKPVKSWVKFWQMIGRGTRLCSNLFGPGKDKTEFFIFDHYGNFGYFEEEYREPEDTGGKSLLQTTFEARLELAQAALKQNHAAAFDTAIELLRADINDLPDTSIAVKRELRLVHQLQQTDLLQRFDATTQHKLANNIAPLMSARVLRDKHATTFDKLVANIKCCLVEQASCFEDGRDQLLAELDTLAVNIQAVRQKDAVIAKVRSAEFWQNPSIDALEKARKELRGIMKYRQSVGGGVFAMPSTRTGDSGVREEEREFKIVGANEAMLYRRRLKSILDEMVAANPILQKIHRDEPIVETELKTLTSTILTSHPGVNLEVLNEFYGRTAEQLHITIRELIGLDLQAVEKHFEGFLHVHPDLTAKQVQFMNLLKNYLAEHGSIVLGKLFEPPFTHICHEGIDGVFSLEDAERVIGVLKPFLRAETESQVPK